A window of Flavobacterium flavigenum contains these coding sequences:
- a CDS encoding DNA alkylation repair protein has protein sequence MGLIKDIYSVTFYEKFGQAVAQVHPSFQKQEFIDAIYEGNFIQKEWKDRMKHTTVVLHQFMPENFPEAVALIDKIIENLKKNSFTDGNLAFIFFADYIEMYGLDDFETSVKAFVSITKFISCEFAVRPFILKYKEKMIDEMIKWSLHDNHHVRRLASEGSRPRLPWAMAIPFLKKDPTSILPILENLKNDPSEYVRRSVANNLNDIAKDNPEMVLEIASRWKNHSKETDGIIKHGCRTLLKQGHPEILSHYGLESTNIELSSFEIKTPVVKIGDYLQFHFHINNKNEEPKTVRLEYAVHYKKAKGHLAKKVFKISEKKYSPNQSTKIERNQSFKLITTRVFHTGIHHLSIIINGTESDVLEFELIN, from the coding sequence ATGGGATTAATTAAAGACATATACTCCGTTACATTTTACGAAAAATTTGGACAGGCTGTCGCCCAAGTACATCCTTCATTTCAAAAACAGGAATTCATCGATGCCATTTACGAAGGTAATTTTATTCAAAAAGAATGGAAAGACCGGATGAAGCACACAACAGTTGTTCTGCATCAGTTTATGCCTGAAAATTTCCCTGAAGCAGTTGCTCTAATTGACAAAATAATCGAAAACCTAAAGAAAAATAGTTTTACCGATGGCAATCTGGCTTTTATTTTTTTTGCCGACTACATCGAAATGTACGGTTTAGATGATTTTGAAACTTCAGTAAAAGCTTTCGTTTCCATAACAAAGTTTATAAGTTGCGAGTTTGCTGTACGTCCTTTTATTTTAAAATATAAAGAAAAAATGATTGACGAAATGATAAAATGGTCTCTACACGACAATCACCATGTACGCCGATTAGCAAGTGAAGGTTCACGACCAAGATTACCATGGGCAATGGCAATTCCTTTTCTGAAAAAAGATCCAACTTCTATTCTTCCTATTTTAGAAAATTTAAAAAATGATCCTTCAGAATATGTTCGCAGAAGTGTTGCCAATAATTTGAACGATATTGCAAAAGATAATCCGGAAATGGTACTCGAAATCGCTTCCAGATGGAAAAATCATAGCAAAGAAACTGATGGAATCATCAAACATGGATGCCGCACTTTATTAAAGCAGGGACACCCTGAAATTTTAAGTCATTACGGCTTAGAAAGTACGAATATTGAACTTTCATCTTTTGAAATCAAAACACCTGTTGTAAAAATTGGAGATTATCTGCAATTTCATTTCCATATAAACAACAAAAATGAAGAACCTAAAACAGTTCGTTTAGAATATGCGGTTCATTACAAAAAAGCTAAAGGACATCTGGCTAAGAAAGTGTTTAAAATCAGTGAAAAAAAATATTCTCCGAACCAATCAACGAAAATTGAAAGAAACCAGTCTTTTAAACTGATTACAACCCGTGTTTTTCATACAGGAATTCATCACTTATCGATTATAATTAATGGAACTGAAAGTGACGTTTTAGAATTTGAACTGATTAATTAA
- a CDS encoding YihY/virulence factor BrkB family protein: protein MSQEIGNRLEKMPIVRFLVRFLKNIKLPWLEGFSLYDLLEMYILGILEGAFSYHASAVSFSFFMALFPFALFILNLIPYIPIEGFQNDFLQFVQQGVPPNTYDAISKIISDILNNSHSGLLSSGFLLSIFLMANGINGILSGFESSKHVFDKRGFFSQYLVAIAISLVMTIILFVTVATIVVFEVFIQKTMIQDVLSDRIPLIILGRYLFVMLMILITTSILLRYGTRQYNKVPFISIGSVFTTVLIVISSFFFGIWVIKFSKYNELYGSIGTLLILMFYIWINCMILLLGFELNASIRKLRQKNK from the coding sequence ATGTCGCAGGAAATAGGAAATCGTCTGGAGAAAATGCCAATTGTGCGTTTTTTGGTTCGATTTTTAAAGAATATTAAATTACCATGGTTAGAAGGTTTTTCGTTGTATGATTTACTCGAAATGTATATTTTGGGTATCCTGGAAGGGGCTTTTTCATACCATGCCAGTGCAGTCTCATTTAGTTTCTTTATGGCTTTATTTCCTTTTGCGCTATTCATCCTCAATTTGATTCCTTATATTCCAATTGAAGGATTTCAGAATGATTTTCTACAGTTTGTGCAACAGGGAGTTCCGCCAAATACCTACGATGCGATTAGTAAAATAATAAGTGATATTTTAAATAATAGTCACTCAGGCTTATTGTCATCGGGATTTTTGCTTTCAATTTTTTTGATGGCAAATGGTATTAACGGTATTCTTAGCGGTTTCGAATCGTCTAAGCATGTTTTTGATAAGCGTGGCTTTTTTAGTCAATATTTAGTAGCAATTGCGATTTCGCTTGTAATGACGATTATATTATTTGTAACTGTTGCTACAATTGTTGTTTTTGAGGTGTTCATTCAAAAAACGATGATTCAGGATGTGCTGAGCGACCGAATTCCTTTGATTATTTTAGGAAGATATTTGTTTGTTATGCTGATGATTTTGATAACAACTTCAATATTATTGCGTTATGGAACCAGACAATATAATAAGGTCCCTTTTATTAGTATAGGGTCAGTTTTTACAACAGTATTAATTGTTATATCTTCGTTCTTTTTTGGGATTTGGGTTATAAAATTTTCGAAATACAACGAACTTTATGGTTCTATTGGCACATTATTAATTCTAATGTTTTATATTTGGATAAACTGTATGATACTGCTGCTGGGGTTTGAACTCAATGCTTCGATCAGGAAATTAAGACAAAAAAATAAATAG
- the priA gene encoding replication restart helicase PriA, which produces MFFVEVVLPLSLAKTFTYRISEAEFHFIKKGMRVAVPFGKSKIYTALVIDLHQNEPSLYEAKEIHQILDEKPIATEIQIKHWLWIANYYMCGIGDVYRGAFPVGLLLESETIISHKPNVTVKDSELSDDEFLIYEALHHQSSLKVQDIISILNKKNILPVLQKMISKDIIVLEEEIKESYKPKLVRYVKLHSKYESDSGLNELLEILKNANKQKEIVLAYFQISASEKKPITVKKLTEVSNSTSTVVKALIEKEIFEEYYLQHDRVSFEGRASEKQLLLSKAQDTALTEIKNSLSEKEVCLLHGVTSSGKTEIYIKLIEEYLETGKQVLYLLPEIALTTQLVSRLRLHFGDKVAVFHSKYSNNERVEVWKQTLENSEKAQIVIGARSALFLPFNNLGLLIVDEEHEQTFKQTDPAPRFHARDAAIVLANFHGAKVLLGSATPSIETYYNTQIEKFGLVTITERYNNVRMPEVVLVDLKDKHFRKRMTGHFSDLLIEEIAEALSLGEQVILFQNRRGYSPVIECLTCGHVPHCQQCNVSLTYHKNKNQLRCHYCGYSIAKPTHCHSCSSIDLTTKGFGTEQIEQELLSLFPKAKTGRMDQDTTRGKFGFEKIIDTFKNREIDILVGTQMLAKGLDFDNVSLVGIMNADNMLHHPDFRAFERSFQMMTQVAGRAGRSEKQGKVVIQTYNPNHNTIQQVTMHNYAGMYKEQLYDRKIYKYPPYFRIIKLTLKHRDFDKLKEGTMWMYQVLSQNLNMPVLGPEEPAINRIRNEYIRTILIKIPHNVPLGATKKTIQKMLNSFEAVPQYRAIKVVVNVDFY; this is translated from the coding sequence ATGTTTTTTGTCGAAGTTGTTTTACCTCTTTCTTTAGCTAAAACCTTTACGTATCGTATTTCTGAAGCTGAATTCCATTTTATTAAAAAAGGAATGAGGGTAGCAGTACCTTTTGGTAAAAGCAAAATTTACACAGCATTGGTTATTGATCTGCACCAAAATGAACCAAGCTTGTATGAAGCGAAAGAAATCCATCAGATATTAGACGAAAAGCCAATTGCAACCGAAATCCAGATTAAACACTGGCTTTGGATCGCAAACTATTATATGTGCGGGATTGGAGATGTGTATCGTGGTGCTTTTCCTGTCGGATTATTATTGGAAAGCGAGACGATTATTTCGCATAAACCAAATGTTACGGTAAAGGATAGTGAACTTTCCGATGATGAATTTTTGATTTATGAAGCTTTACATCATCAAAGTTCACTTAAGGTTCAGGATATCATTTCAATTCTGAATAAGAAAAATATACTTCCGGTTCTTCAAAAAATGATTTCAAAAGATATTATTGTTTTAGAAGAAGAAATAAAAGAAAGTTATAAGCCAAAATTGGTTCGCTATGTAAAACTGCATTCGAAATATGAATCGGACAGTGGTTTAAATGAATTGTTAGAAATACTGAAAAATGCCAATAAACAAAAAGAAATTGTTTTAGCATATTTTCAAATTAGTGCTTCAGAAAAAAAGCCTATTACAGTAAAGAAATTGACTGAGGTTTCAAATTCGACATCTACAGTTGTAAAAGCATTAATTGAAAAAGAAATTTTTGAAGAATATTATTTACAGCATGACAGAGTTTCTTTTGAAGGAAGGGCTTCAGAAAAACAATTATTGTTAAGCAAAGCCCAGGATACAGCTTTAACTGAAATTAAAAATAGCTTATCAGAAAAAGAGGTTTGTCTGCTTCATGGTGTTACTTCAAGTGGCAAAACAGAAATATATATTAAGTTAATTGAGGAGTATTTAGAAACAGGAAAACAAGTTTTATATCTTTTACCTGAAATTGCACTCACGACACAATTGGTTTCCCGTTTGCGACTTCATTTTGGTGATAAAGTAGCTGTTTTTCATTCTAAATACAGTAATAATGAAAGAGTAGAAGTCTGGAAACAGACACTCGAAAATTCAGAAAAGGCTCAAATTGTAATAGGGGCGAGGTCAGCTTTGTTTTTACCTTTTAATAATCTGGGTTTATTGATTGTTGACGAAGAACATGAACAGACTTTTAAGCAGACTGATCCTGCACCAAGATTTCATGCCCGTGACGCGGCAATTGTTTTGGCCAATTTTCATGGCGCCAAAGTGCTTTTAGGATCTGCAACTCCAAGTATTGAGACTTATTATAATACTCAAATTGAAAAATTTGGTTTGGTTACGATTACGGAACGTTATAATAATGTACGAATGCCGGAAGTTGTTTTGGTAGATTTAAAAGACAAGCATTTTAGGAAAAGAATGACAGGGCACTTTAGCGACCTTCTGATTGAGGAAATTGCTGAAGCATTGTCTTTAGGAGAACAAGTGATTTTGTTTCAAAACAGGAGAGGCTATTCTCCTGTAATAGAATGCCTAACCTGTGGTCATGTGCCGCATTGCCAGCAATGCAATGTAAGTCTGACTTATCATAAAAACAAAAATCAACTGCGTTGTCATTATTGCGGTTATTCAATAGCAAAGCCAACGCATTGTCATAGTTGTTCCAGTATTGACTTGACTACAAAAGGTTTTGGTACAGAACAAATAGAACAAGAACTGCTCTCTCTTTTTCCGAAAGCAAAAACAGGAAGGATGGATCAGGATACAACTCGCGGAAAATTTGGTTTTGAAAAAATCATAGATACTTTTAAAAATAGAGAAATAGATATTCTAGTTGGTACCCAAATGCTCGCCAAAGGACTAGATTTTGATAATGTAAGTCTGGTCGGAATTATGAATGCCGATAATATGCTGCATCATCCTGATTTCAGGGCTTTTGAACGCAGTTTTCAGATGATGACACAAGTTGCAGGAAGAGCCGGAAGATCTGAAAAACAAGGGAAAGTGGTGATTCAGACTTATAATCCAAATCATAATACAATTCAACAGGTTACGATGCATAATTATGCAGGTATGTATAAGGAACAATTGTATGACAGGAAAATCTATAAATACCCTCCTTATTTTAGAATTATAAAACTGACTTTAAAGCACCGTGATTTTGATAAATTAAAAGAAGGTACGATGTGGATGTATCAGGTTTTAAGCCAAAATTTGAATATGCCTGTGTTGGGTCCGGAAGAACCGGCAATTAACAGGATAAGAAACGAATATATCAGAACAATTTTGATTAAAATTCCTCACAATGTTCCTTTAGGAGCAACAAAAAAAACTATTCAGAAAATGTTGAATAGTTTTGAAGCAGTTCCGCAATACAGAGCTATAAAGGTAG
- the bla-B1-FLAV gene encoding subclass B1 metallo-beta-lactamase, with protein sequence MRNLASIILFLATLFDSSGQSKNSPLQLSHLTGDFYVYKTFHDYKGTLVSANAMYLVTDKGVVLFDAPWDETQYQPLLDSIKTRHNKDVVMYFATHSHEDRAGGLNFYRQKGIKTYTIKATDQILKYDNKKRAEFIIPNDTTFTVGQHTFEVYYPGKGHAPDNVVVWFDKEQVLYGGCFVKSTEAKDLGYLGDADVKEWEKSIQKVQAKFKNPVYIISGHDDWTNIGSLKHTLKMVRKYNTAQSSGKK encoded by the coding sequence ATGCGAAATTTAGCATCCATAATTTTATTCTTAGCAACACTATTTGATAGTTCGGGACAATCTAAGAATTCACCATTACAATTAAGTCATCTTACAGGTGACTTTTATGTTTATAAGACATTTCATGATTACAAAGGAACACTGGTTTCTGCAAATGCGATGTATCTTGTGACAGATAAAGGTGTTGTTTTGTTTGATGCGCCCTGGGATGAAACGCAGTATCAGCCTTTATTGGATAGTATAAAAACAAGGCATAATAAAGATGTAGTAATGTATTTCGCAACACATTCTCATGAAGATCGGGCAGGAGGTTTGAATTTTTACAGACAAAAAGGAATTAAAACGTATACCATAAAAGCGACAGATCAAATTCTTAAGTACGATAACAAAAAAAGAGCCGAATTTATAATTCCGAATGATACTACTTTTACAGTTGGGCAACATACCTTTGAAGTTTATTATCCTGGAAAAGGGCATGCTCCGGATAACGTTGTAGTTTGGTTTGATAAAGAGCAAGTACTTTATGGAGGCTGTTTTGTTAAAAGTACAGAAGCAAAAGATTTAGGCTACCTGGGTGATGCAGATGTGAAAGAATGGGAAAAATCAATCCAAAAGGTACAAGCGAAATTTAAGAATCCAGTTTATATTATCTCGGGCCATGATGATTGGACGAATATAGGATCTTTAAAGCATACTTTGAAAATGGTTCGGAAATACAATACTGCACAATCTTCGGGTAAAAAATAA
- a CDS encoding DUF2147 domain-containing protein: MKNLILAIGVFFLTLNTVQAQSVVGKWKTIDDETGEVKSIVEIYEKSGKIYGKVVDILRADHKKDVCTKCDGAEKNKPILGMIIINGLKKDGTEYNGGTILDPTNGKKYKCYITLDSADKLKLRGYIGISIVGRTQYWARVKN, encoded by the coding sequence ATGAAAAATTTGATATTAGCCATTGGTGTTTTTTTTCTAACTTTAAATACTGTTCAGGCGCAAAGTGTTGTTGGGAAATGGAAAACAATTGATGATGAAACTGGCGAAGTAAAATCAATAGTAGAGATTTATGAAAAATCCGGAAAAATCTACGGAAAAGTTGTAGATATACTACGTGCTGATCATAAAAAAGATGTATGTACAAAGTGTGATGGAGCCGAAAAAAATAAGCCTATTTTAGGTATGATAATTATTAACGGACTTAAAAAAGACGGCACTGAATATAATGGAGGAACAATTTTAGATCCAACAAATGGAAAAAAATACAAGTGCTATATTACTCTCGATTCTGCTGATAAATTAAAACTACGTGGTTATATTGGGATTTCTATTGTAGGAAGAACACAATACTGGGCACGAGTTAAAAATTAA
- a CDS encoding pirin family protein — protein MSNISLIIEERAANIGNFMVGRLLPFREKRAVGPFVFIDHMGPAHLNQYENMDVPPHPHIGLSTLTFLFEGSIMHRDSLGTELEIKPGAVNWMTAGKGIVHSERTPEYLRHSDKMLHGLQIWVALPKELEQMDPNFTHVEGQDIPAWEENGVSYKLIAGEAFGKKSPVPVYSPLYFIEIKSKEARKINIGKDLFGESGLYILEGNIKSDGHVYDPKQILITNDSTLCEFEIAANSTVYIFGGQPFPEEHFIFWNFVSSDKNLIEIAKQDWTAQTFPKVPGETEFVPLPEPRIK, from the coding sequence ATGTCAAATATTAGTTTAATTATCGAGGAACGTGCTGCCAACATTGGCAATTTTATGGTAGGCAGATTATTACCTTTCCGTGAAAAAAGAGCCGTTGGACCATTTGTATTTATCGATCATATGGGACCTGCACATTTAAATCAATACGAAAATATGGATGTTCCGCCCCATCCGCATATTGGACTTTCTACGCTCACTTTTTTGTTTGAAGGAAGCATTATGCACCGCGATAGTTTAGGAACTGAATTAGAAATAAAACCAGGTGCCGTAAACTGGATGACAGCCGGGAAAGGTATTGTTCATTCTGAGAGAACTCCCGAATATTTAAGACATTCAGACAAAATGCTTCACGGATTGCAGATTTGGGTGGCGCTTCCTAAAGAACTGGAACAGATGGATCCGAATTTCACTCATGTTGAAGGTCAGGATATTCCTGCCTGGGAAGAAAATGGCGTTTCATATAAACTGATTGCCGGGGAAGCTTTCGGGAAAAAATCTCCGGTTCCTGTCTACAGTCCATTATATTTTATTGAGATTAAAAGCAAGGAAGCTCGAAAAATCAATATCGGAAAAGATTTATTCGGAGAAAGTGGTTTGTACATTCTAGAAGGGAACATTAAAAGCGATGGACACGTTTACGATCCAAAACAAATTTTGATTACTAATGACAGTACGCTTTGTGAGTTTGAAATTGCAGCCAATTCAACTGTATATATTTTTGGCGGACAACCTTTTCCTGAGGAACATTTTATCTTTTGGAATTTCGTATCTTCTGATAAAAACCTTATCGAGATAGCCAAACAAGACTGGACAGCACAGACTTTCCCTAAAGTTCCGGGAGAAACCGAATTTGTCCCATTACCAGAACCAAGAATTAAATAA
- the nadC gene encoding carboxylating nicotinate-nucleotide diphosphorylase, whose translation MISEAEFQTELQLLISNAIREDVGPGDFSSLACIPDTANGQAKLLVKDQGIIAGVELAKMIFQYVDPKLKVKTFIEDGSHVEYGEVVFEVSGSSQAILKAERVVLNTMQRMSAIATKTNHLMQLLEGTGAKILDTRKTTPNFRVAEKWAVKIGGGENHRFALYDMIMLKDNHIDFAGGITLAINKTKEYLKANNLDLKIIVEARNLDEIREILLSDGVHRILIDNFNYEDTKTAVALIGNKCQTESSGNISEKTIREYGLCGVNYISSGALTHSVYNMDLSLKAF comes from the coding sequence ATGATTAGCGAAGCAGAATTTCAAACCGAATTACAATTATTGATAAGTAATGCAATTCGGGAAGATGTAGGTCCGGGAGATTTTAGTTCATTGGCATGTATTCCTGATACTGCAAACGGACAAGCTAAATTATTGGTAAAGGATCAGGGTATAATTGCGGGAGTCGAACTAGCTAAAATGATATTTCAATACGTTGACCCAAAATTGAAAGTGAAAACTTTTATTGAAGACGGTTCTCACGTGGAATATGGTGAAGTTGTTTTTGAAGTTTCAGGAAGTTCACAAGCTATTTTGAAGGCTGAAAGAGTGGTTTTGAACACCATGCAACGCATGTCTGCAATTGCTACGAAAACAAATCATTTGATGCAGCTTTTAGAAGGAACTGGCGCTAAAATATTAGATACACGTAAAACGACTCCCAATTTCAGAGTGGCCGAAAAATGGGCGGTAAAAATCGGGGGCGGAGAAAATCATCGTTTTGCTTTGTATGATATGATAATGTTAAAAGATAATCATATTGATTTTGCCGGAGGAATTACATTAGCAATAAATAAAACAAAAGAGTATTTAAAAGCTAATAACCTGGATTTAAAGATTATTGTTGAGGCTAGAAATCTGGATGAAATCCGTGAAATCTTATTGAGCGACGGAGTTCATAGAATCTTAATTGATAACTTTAATTATGAAGATACGAAAACTGCGGTAGCATTAATTGGTAACAAATGCCAGACAGAATCTTCAGGTAACATCAGCGAAAAAACGATTCGTGAATATGGACTTTGTGGTGTAAATTATATTTCATCAGGTGCTTTGACACATTCAGTTTATAATATGGACCTTAGTTTAAAAGCTTTCTAG